A stretch of Apostichopus japonicus isolate 1M-3 chromosome 9, ASM3797524v1, whole genome shotgun sequence DNA encodes these proteins:
- the LOC139974375 gene encoding monocarboxylate transporter 12-like — protein MAYVANPLSTPLYNRFGCRWVSISGVVMASFGLFLTSYVDTPWLLYFTYSLPFGMGTNFCYNPPLILTGEWFPVKYHVLSTCTLVAGIPFGSFVMNPLSEVIIHALGLKDALRILALVVMVIGIPCCLVFKQPPMQDTADDSSVATDDVEPPQPRSIYDTDSAWLAEMIRKETNPPGFLCFGMRKDLWTEPVFILFLIGQFTKGIGYVFPFVHLVSFMLNIGLNPATASLIMTIKGSFDMLGRLVAGVVGENMPFGLIHVYVVCTAAMGIATFLCVFASNFTHMAIYAVCIGFFNGVYNSLLFPTTTSLFNKDYVREAWAYCQVPPGIAIILGPGMAGFIYDVTETYEADFQANTIVFIVAMVIFACIPAITLTRQVIAIRRRKGKPERATIVEMTRIFIGIDSTADEDFDDESHVIVRSDDEETSSID, from the exons ATGGCTTACGTCGCTAACCCTCTCTCCACACCCCTTTACAACCGTTTCGGATGTAGGTGGGTCTCGATATCCGGTGTGGTCATGGCCTCATTTGGTCTATTTTTGACGTCATACGTCGACACCCCCTGGCTTCTTTACTTTACCTATAGCTTGCCCTTTGGTATGGGTACCAACTTCTGCTATAATCCACCACTGATCCTAACCGGGGAGTGGTTTCCAGTGAAGTACCACGTGTTATCAACCTGTACTCTTGTAGCCGGTATACCGTTCG GATCTTTTGTAATGAATCCTTTGTCCGAGGTGATAATTCATGCTCTTGGTTTGAAGGACGCCCTCCGTATTCTTGCCTTAGTAGTCATGGTGATCGGTATCCCATGCTGTTTAGTTTTTAAGCAACCGCCAATGCAGGACACAGCAGACGACAGTAGCGTTGCCACGGATGACGTAGAACCGCCGCAACCTAGAAGTATCTATGACACAGATAGTGCATGGCTTGCTGAAATGATAAGAAAGGAGACGAACCCGCCAGGATTCCTTTGTTTTGGAATGAGAAAAGATCTTTGGACCGAACCAGTTTTTATCTTGTTCCTGATTGGTCAGTTCACAAAAGGAATTGGTTACGTGTTCCCATTTGTTCATCTG GTTTCCTTTATGCTCAACATTGGACTAAATCCAGCTACCGCATCGCTGATTATGACCATAAAGGGATCCTTTGATATGCTAGGAAGATTGGTAGCCGGTGTCGTTGGAGAGAACATGCCATTTGGACTGATTCACGTATACGTCGTCTGTACGGCTGCCATGGGTATCGCTACCTTCCTGTGTGTCTTTGCATCCAACTTTACACACATGGCAATTTATGCTGTTT GCATTGGTTTTTTTAACGGCGTTTATAACTCACTTTTGTTTCCCACGACAACCTCATTATTTAACAAGGACTACGTAAGAGAGGCTTGGGCCTACTGCCAGGTCCCTCCTGGGATAGCTATAATTCTTGGACCAGGAATGGCAG GATTTATTTATGACGTCACGGAGACTTACGAGGCAGATTTCCAAGCCAACAcgattgtttttattgttgccatggtgatattTGCATGTATACCTGCCATCACGCTCACGCGGCAAGTGATTGCTATACGAAGACGAAAGGGAAAACCAGAGAGAGCGACCATCGTAGAGATGACGAGGATCTTTATCGGAATCGACTCAACCGCCGACGAGGATTTCGACGACGAGAGTCACGTGATTGTCAGGAGTGACGACGAGGAGACGAGTTCTATCGATTGA